A single genomic interval of Helianthus annuus cultivar XRQ/B chromosome 6, HanXRQr2.0-SUNRISE, whole genome shotgun sequence harbors:
- the LOC110863971 gene encoding basic blue protein-like — protein sequence MANKNLSIIILIATLVAQATWVRAAEHIVGDDKGWTEGVDYHAWATAREFKPGDKLVFNYDPAKYRVLFVSYCQYKWCNTEGSVFPIKDEAILGVAGDYTFISNRDECLKGMKLHVHVRRPPGECPGGCPGGCPGGCPGGCPGGCPGGCPGGCPGGCPGGCPGGCPGGCPGGCPGGCPCPA from the exons ATGGCTAACAAGAATTtgagcatcatcatcctcatagCAACCCTAGTGGCTCAAGCTACTTGGGTTAGAGCAGCAGAGCATATAGTTGGAGATGATAAAGGTTGGACCGAGGGTGTCGATTACCATGCATGGGCTACGGCTCGAGAATTCAAGCCGGGAGacaaacttg TGTTCAATTACGATCCAGCAAAATATAGGGTATTATTCGTAAGTTATTGCCAATACAAGTGGTGTAATACCGAGGGATCAGTTTTTCCAATAAAGGATGAGGCCATCCTAGGAGTAGCAGGCGACTATACGTTTATTTCTAATCGAGATGAGTGTTTGAAAGGTATGAAGCTTCATGTCCATGTCAGGCGGCCACCTGGAGAGTGTCCCGGTGGATGTCCCGGAGGGTGTCCGGGTGGGTGTCCCGGAGGGTGTCCCGGTGGGTGTCCCGGTGGGTGTCCCGGAGGATGTCCCGGTGGGTGTCCCGGTGGATGTCCCGGAGGGTGTCCCGGTGGATGTCCTGGAGGGTGTCCCGGAGGGTGTCCATGTCCTGCATAG